One part of the Thermodesulfobacteriota bacterium genome encodes these proteins:
- a CDS encoding CDP-alcohol phosphatidyltransferase family protein, which yields MSLPEEVVDRAKGKKEPPSSKLLGVGIKTWWLLMIRPIEDYLIEQRVHPNILTITTLIVSIITGIFFHLGWIFLAGILLLAGSTFDIFDGRVARAQGLNSEHGAFFDSCLDRFSEAFIYLGILSYFHHSLFSYVVFLILCMTMMVSYTRARAEGLGVDCEVGIMQRTERVVYLGVLSVFNFLGNLATSALGLRPDDYLLRFALIVILLFSTYTAIHRMVHVMKRLKERGKISSI from the coding sequence ATGTCCCTTCCCGAGGAAGTAGTAGACAGAGCCAAGGGTAAGAAAGAGCCGCCGTCATCAAAACTCTTGGGGGTTGGTATTAAGACCTGGTGGCTACTCATGATACGCCCTATCGAGGATTATCTGATCGAACAAAGGGTTCATCCCAATATTCTTACAATCACAACCTTGATCGTTTCTATCATAACCGGAATCTTTTTCCACCTGGGATGGATTTTTCTTGCCGGAATACTTCTCCTGGCCGGCTCGACCTTTGATATCTTCGATGGACGGGTAGCCAGGGCCCAGGGATTGAATAGTGAGCATGGGGCCTTTTTTGACTCCTGCCTGGATAGATTTTCGGAGGCGTTTATCTATCTGGGGATTCTCAGCTACTTTCACCATAGCCTTTTTTCCTATGTGGTCTTCCTTATCCTATGCATGACTATGATGGTCAGCTACACCCGGGCCCGGGCCGAGGGTCTGGGGGTAGACTGCGAAGTAGGCATCATGCAGAGGACAGAAAGGGTGGTATATTTGGGCGTGCTCTCAGTATTTAACTTTTTAGGCAACCTGGCGACTTCGGCACTGGGATTAAGACCCGACGATTATCTACTCCGGTTTGCACTGATTGTAATTCTCCTTTTCTCCACCTACACCGCCATACACAGGATGGTTCATGTGATGAAAAGGTTAAAGGAGAGGGGAAAAATTAGTAGTATTTGA
- a CDS encoding SPOR domain-containing protein yields the protein MRERKNANTHQTLYLFLGFLFLFMLSFSLGVIVGKGLGDHGKAEIAKVEKSKEPSGKEVAEREKISDEANENEEEPPREQTSARTKPEEALIEVKEIVEEPMATPITTPAAPEEKGAEQTAVSAKPAETNVETQTEASTPQELAPIPEGKEEKKETETLKEIAKPQEELEALPKIDPEGKYTVQVGSFQDEKKAKELLEALRLRGYPVFLKQVDIPGSGTWYRTRIGTFKTREDARLYSNNIKNREPDIIRLAFATIND from the coding sequence ATGAGAGAAAGAAAAAACGCAAATACCCATCAGACTCTTTATTTATTCCTGGGCTTCCTCTTTTTATTCATGCTTTCGTTCAGCCTAGGTGTAATAGTGGGAAAAGGTCTCGGCGACCATGGGAAAGCCGAGATAGCCAAGGTAGAGAAGTCCAAGGAGCCCTCAGGCAAAGAAGTTGCCGAGCGGGAAAAAATAAGCGACGAGGCTAATGAAAATGAAGAAGAGCCCCCTAGAGAACAGACATCCGCACGAACTAAACCAGAGGAAGCGCTAATCGAGGTGAAAGAAATCGTCGAAGAGCCTATGGCTACTCCAATAACGACCCCGGCCGCACCAGAGGAGAAAGGAGCCGAGCAGACTGCGGTTTCCGCCAAGCCCGCAGAAACAAACGTAGAAACACAAACAGAAGCATCAACACCCCAAGAGCTTGCTCCAATTCCGGAAGGCAAAGAAGAAAAGAAAGAAACGGAGACACTGAAAGAGATAGCCAAACCGCAAGAAGAGTTAGAGGCTCTACCCAAAATAGACCCGGAGGGGAAATACACGGTCCAAGTAGGGTCGTTTCAAGACGAGAAAAAGGCTAAAGAGCTTCTGGAAGCCCTAAGATTAAGGGGTTACCCCGTTTTTTTGAAGCAAGTGGACATCCCCGGTTCGGGTACCTGGTATAGAACACGTATAGGAACATTCAAAACCAGAGAAGATGCCCGACTCTATTCAAACAATATCAAGAATCGCGAGCCGGATATCATACGATTGGCGTTTGCAACCATAAACGACTGA
- the argS gene encoding arginine--tRNA ligase, with amino-acid sequence MKAEIQRLVAHSLETLRKESDIADFDTEIEIDTPKKREFGDFSTNIALILSRKLGKKPREVAELIIQNLPGESKNILKRVEIAGAGFINFFIQEEAILNKLLEIEKLGERFGRSPIGNGLKVIVEFVSANPTGYLHMGHARNAAVGDAISNILNACGFDVTREFYINDAGRQMELLGLSVYRRYQELFGINDEMPEDGYHGDYIKEIAVELKDKKNIEPLIELPEQEAIDYCREYAENRLMEEIKRDLNTLGVKFDSWYSEREKIYAPMSELRGENRLSIIKNKLNEFGALEERDGALWFKASNFGDSQDWVLVKRDGSPTYFLSDIAYHYDKIQRGFKRLINVWGADHYSHVARLKAALRALRFDDSFFQAVLIQFVRLVKDGKEISMSKRAGSYVTMREVIEEVGCDVMRFFLLMRSSEAHLDFDLDLAKKESSENPVYYIQYAHARIGSVFEKARERRLAPSEDFLHLLSLPEEIEIVKKLLVFPEVVTDSAISLSPHKIAFYLQEIASDFHIYYNKNRVIGDDLKLSSARLYLIGCIKTVIKNGLKLLGVSAPERM; translated from the coding sequence ATGAAAGCAGAAATTCAAAGACTGGTTGCCCACTCTTTAGAAACCCTCAGAAAAGAAAGCGATATTGCGGATTTCGATACAGAAATAGAAATTGACACCCCTAAGAAGAGGGAATTCGGTGATTTCTCGACCAATATAGCTTTAATTCTGTCCAGGAAGCTTGGGAAAAAACCGAGAGAGGTAGCGGAGCTGATCATCCAGAATCTGCCCGGAGAAAGTAAAAACATACTCAAAAGGGTGGAGATTGCCGGAGCCGGTTTTATAAACTTCTTCATCCAAGAAGAAGCTATACTGAATAAGCTCCTCGAGATCGAAAAACTGGGAGAACGGTTCGGAAGGTCTCCGATTGGAAACGGACTAAAAGTAATCGTCGAATTCGTGAGTGCAAACCCCACCGGTTATCTTCACATGGGACACGCCCGAAACGCCGCAGTAGGGGACGCAATCTCGAATATACTAAATGCATGTGGCTTCGACGTTACCCGGGAGTTCTACATCAACGACGCGGGCAGACAGATGGAACTGCTCGGCCTCTCCGTCTACAGAAGATACCAGGAGCTTTTTGGGATTAACGATGAGATGCCGGAAGATGGCTACCATGGAGATTACATAAAAGAAATTGCAGTCGAATTAAAGGACAAAAAAAATATAGAGCCCCTTATTGAATTGCCGGAGCAAGAAGCTATTGATTACTGCAGAGAATACGCCGAGAACAGGCTTATGGAGGAGATAAAGAGGGATTTAAACACGCTCGGCGTGAAATTTGATAGCTGGTATAGTGAAAGAGAAAAAATTTATGCGCCCATGTCCGAACTCAGAGGAGAAAACAGGTTAAGCATAATCAAAAACAAATTAAACGAGTTTGGGGCATTAGAAGAGAGAGATGGAGCGCTCTGGTTTAAAGCTTCTAACTTTGGAGATTCTCAGGATTGGGTGCTGGTAAAAAGAGACGGCAGTCCGACCTATTTTCTCTCCGACATCGCCTATCACTACGATAAAATCCAGAGGGGATTTAAAAGATTGATAAACGTGTGGGGGGCAGACCACTATAGCCATGTGGCGCGGCTTAAAGCGGCACTAAGAGCATTGAGGTTCGATGACTCCTTTTTTCAGGCAGTGTTGATTCAGTTCGTCAGACTGGTCAAAGATGGAAAGGAAATTTCCATGTCCAAACGAGCCGGGAGCTACGTTACCATGCGCGAGGTTATAGAGGAGGTCGGATGTGATGTGATGAGGTTTTTTCTGCTGATGCGAAGCTCGGAAGCTCATCTTGATTTCGATTTGGATTTGGCCAAAAAGGAGTCTAGTGAAAACCCGGTTTACTATATTCAGTATGCCCATGCCCGGATCGGCAGCGTATTTGAGAAAGCGAGAGAGAGAAGGCTCGCTCCTTCTGAAGATTTTTTGCATCTCCTCAGTTTGCCCGAGGAGATAGAAATAGTGAAGAAGCTCTTGGTTTTTCCAGAGGTGGTAACAGACAGCGCCATATCGCTTTCGCCCCATAAAATAGCTTTTTACTTGCAGGAAATAGCTTCTGATTTTCACATCTATTATAATAAAAACAGGGTAATCGGGGATGACCTCAAACTCAGCAGCGCTCGACTTTACCTTATAGGTTGTATTAAAACAGTCATAAAAAACGGGCTCAAATTACTCGGCGTTTCCGCGCCGGAGAGGATGTGA
- a CDS encoding SPOR domain-containing protein, with the protein MSFSRLLSIIYFILAVLAPISAISQEVKVEILHGLYITTFKTPEGGITIFLPDGLASGDKISGTVALEPTGHDEYDKNRNRKKLSEYFIELEKDRIPITEKIKWTIPISLTGSATYIIVMNKENHELARAIVPVRANTSLLEQASNPSPWDYLCPMIGRGGKPIQIMGPFDGDFDTTLLKMGGKPVKIIAESPRKLVFESPGDVVGITDIELKEGTVIVKRSFNNLRVVKINEEKTLATRKQPVISDTREKSKKDEEEWAKEMTFTQKLKETPEVSVLPDKQTALVPTHPNESREVAKTEEDKKIETPMPAKAYQVPDQVEQLPKIEPTDRQKKEIQPITPQQQKQSGAQVQVNKEETQAKETVAFSKKPEEDTAKPISGEKKEQVFSAPQSKKGLKREGVTSLGFRNETPAPHMKAYIEKETKEQKPSSITPAGQKAQTGEKETARTETLPELTPSPSVAKKDLEPRINTEKEETKTDEKITREDESLSNNQTASLFPVQTPTPFIRAEEEVDAEANTEDPAPKEIASFIPVEANTLYTVQVAAFKRESDAVDFAKALKSKGYPAFVKKAGGLGKDTWHRVRVGMFRTEEDARLLGLDLRRQVKEIQSWFITLND; encoded by the coding sequence ATGAGCTTCTCTAGACTATTATCTATAATTTATTTTATTTTAGCCGTCTTGGCTCCCATTTCGGCGATTAGCCAGGAAGTTAAAGTGGAGATACTCCACGGCCTATATATAACCACGTTCAAGACTCCCGAAGGCGGTATTACAATCTTCCTCCCAGACGGCTTGGCATCGGGTGATAAAATTTCAGGCACGGTAGCTTTGGAGCCGACAGGCCATGATGAGTATGATAAGAACAGAAATAGAAAAAAATTAAGTGAGTATTTTATTGAGTTAGAAAAAGACCGGATTCCCATTACGGAGAAAATTAAATGGACCATTCCCATCAGTTTGACCGGAAGTGCAACTTATATCATCGTTATGAACAAAGAAAACCACGAGCTAGCCCGGGCTATAGTCCCGGTTAGAGCCAATACCAGTTTACTTGAACAGGCCTCAAATCCTTCTCCTTGGGACTATCTATGTCCGATGATAGGGCGAGGGGGAAAGCCGATTCAAATCATGGGCCCCTTCGACGGAGATTTCGATACCACTCTGCTAAAGATGGGGGGCAAACCGGTAAAAATAATTGCGGAGTCTCCGAGGAAGCTTGTTTTTGAGAGCCCGGGCGACGTAGTTGGAATAACGGATATAGAGCTTAAAGAGGGAACAGTAATAGTAAAGCGAAGTTTTAACAACCTTCGCGTCGTCAAGATTAACGAAGAAAAAACTCTAGCCACCCGGAAACAGCCGGTCATATCCGATACAAGAGAAAAATCAAAAAAGGATGAGGAAGAATGGGCTAAAGAGATGACCTTCACCCAAAAATTAAAAGAGACACCGGAAGTGTCCGTCTTACCCGACAAACAGACGGCCCTGGTGCCAACCCATCCTAATGAATCTAGGGAAGTAGCTAAGACGGAGGAAGACAAAAAAATTGAGACGCCTATGCCCGCCAAAGCCTACCAAGTCCCTGACCAGGTCGAGCAGCTTCCTAAGATAGAGCCAACAGATAGACAGAAGAAAGAGATTCAACCTATAACCCCTCAGCAGCAAAAACAGTCGGGAGCACAGGTGCAAGTAAATAAAGAAGAGACGCAGGCTAAAGAAACGGTAGCCTTTTCCAAAAAGCCTGAGGAAGATACTGCGAAACCAATCTCAGGAGAAAAAAAAGAGCAGGTCTTCAGCGCGCCGCAGAGTAAAAAAGGGCTAAAAAGAGAAGGTGTGACCTCTCTAGGCTTTAGAAATGAGACTCCGGCCCCGCATATGAAAGCTTATATCGAAAAAGAAACCAAAGAGCAAAAACCTTCATCCATAACACCCGCCGGACAAAAGGCCCAGACCGGGGAAAAAGAGACCGCCAGGACAGAAACCTTGCCCGAACTTACTCCATCTCCTTCCGTAGCCAAAAAAGATTTGGAACCACGTATAAACACGGAGAAAGAGGAGACAAAAACTGATGAAAAAATAACCAGGGAGGACGAATCGTTATCCAATAATCAAACCGCTTCCTTATTCCCGGTTCAAACCCCAACACCTTTTATACGGGCAGAAGAAGAAGTAGATGCGGAGGCAAATACAGAAGACCCCGCTCCAAAGGAGATAGCATCCTTTATTCCAGTCGAGGCAAATACCCTATATACCGTCCAAGTAGCCGCTTTCAAGAGAGAAAGCGACGCCGTCGATTTCGCTAAGGCCCTTAAATCAAAGGGGTATCCGGCTTTTGTAAAAAAAGCTGGTGGCCTGGGGAAAGACACCTGGCACCGGGTCAGGGTTGGAATGTTCAGGACTGAAGAGGATGCCAGGTTGTTAGGACTAGACTTGAGGCGGCAGGTAAAAGAGATACAGTCATGGTTTATCACTCTCAATGATTGA